A window of Parasynechococcus marenigrum WH 8102 contains these coding sequences:
- a CDS encoding 30S ribosomal protein S1, with protein sequence MSATPTEEQLQDVQTAATEEVSQDAAAAVASVDEAFEAAEDLGIPEDVPTADDPGSRASSRNLDDAGFTIDEFAALLSKYDYNFKPGDIVNGTVFALEAKGAMIDIGAKTAAFMPLQEVSINRVEGLSDVLQPGEIREFFIMSEENEDGQLALSVRRIEYQRAWERVRQLQKEDATIYSEVFATNRGGALVRVEGLRGFIPGSHISTRKPKEELVADFLPLKFLEVDEERNRLVLSHRRALVERKMNRLEVGEVVVGTVRGIKPYGAFIDIGGVSGLLHISEISHEHIETPHSVLNVNDQMKVMIIDLDAERGRISLSTKALEPEPGDMLTDPQKVFEKAEEMAARYKQMLLEQAEEGEDPIGSMMI encoded by the coding sequence ATGTCCGCGACTCCCACGGAAGAGCAGCTTCAGGACGTCCAAACCGCAGCGACCGAAGAGGTCAGCCAGGACGCCGCCGCAGCTGTCGCCAGCGTTGATGAAGCCTTCGAGGCCGCAGAAGATCTCGGCATCCCCGAGGACGTTCCCACCGCTGATGATCCGGGCAGCCGAGCCAGCAGCCGCAATCTCGATGACGCTGGATTCACCATTGATGAATTCGCTGCGCTGCTGAGCAAGTACGACTACAACTTCAAGCCTGGCGACATCGTTAACGGCACCGTCTTCGCCCTGGAAGCCAAGGGCGCGATGATCGATATCGGGGCTAAGACCGCTGCCTTCATGCCTCTGCAGGAGGTGTCGATCAATCGGGTGGAAGGGCTGAGCGATGTGCTGCAGCCCGGCGAGATCCGCGAGTTCTTCATCATGAGTGAAGAAAACGAGGATGGACAGCTCGCGCTCTCGGTGCGGCGCATCGAATACCAACGGGCCTGGGAACGGGTGCGCCAGCTGCAGAAAGAGGACGCCACCATCTACTCCGAGGTGTTTGCCACCAACCGCGGTGGTGCCCTGGTTCGGGTGGAAGGCCTGAGGGGCTTTATCCCTGGCTCCCACATCAGCACCCGCAAACCGAAGGAAGAGCTGGTGGCCGACTTCCTGCCTCTGAAATTCCTCGAGGTGGATGAAGAGCGCAACCGCCTGGTGCTCAGCCATCGCCGGGCCCTGGTTGAGCGCAAGATGAATCGCCTCGAGGTCGGCGAAGTGGTGGTCGGCACCGTTCGCGGCATCAAGCCCTACGGCGCCTTCATCGACATCGGCGGCGTCAGCGGCCTGCTGCACATCTCGGAGATCAGCCACGAACACATCGAGACCCCCCACTCGGTGCTCAACGTGAATGATCAGATGAAGGTGATGATCATCGATCTCGACGCTGAACGAGGCCGGATCTCACTTTCAACCAAGGCGCTGGAACCGGAGCCCGGCGACATGCTCACCGACCCCCAGAAGGTGTTCGAGAAAGCAGAGGAAATGGCTGCCCGCTACAAGCAGATGCTGCTGGAGCAGGCCGAGGAAGGAGAGGATCCGATCGGTTCCATGATGATCTGA
- the nrdR gene encoding transcriptional regulator NrdR, with product MQCPSYQNTDSRVLESRAADGGRSVRRRRECLNCEFRFTTYERVETVPITVIKRNGNREIFSRSKLLHGLNRACEKTGLDASRLETLVEELELKLQQRSGREVSSAEIGELVLVELKQMSEVAYIRFASVYRQFQGIDDFVSTLETMNRKAGPGHLAAVG from the coding sequence TTGCAGTGCCCTTCCTACCAAAACACTGACAGCCGGGTGCTCGAATCACGGGCAGCTGATGGCGGCAGAAGTGTGCGCCGGCGACGTGAATGCCTGAACTGTGAGTTTCGGTTCACCACCTACGAACGCGTGGAAACCGTTCCCATCACGGTGATCAAGCGCAATGGAAACCGAGAAATCTTCAGCCGCAGCAAACTTCTGCATGGGCTTAACCGGGCGTGCGAAAAGACAGGCCTGGATGCCTCCCGGCTTGAAACCCTTGTGGAAGAGCTGGAACTCAAGCTCCAACAACGCAGTGGACGCGAAGTCAGCAGCGCTGAAATCGGGGAACTGGTGCTGGTGGAGCTGAAGCAGATGAGCGAAGTTGCCTACATCCGTTTCGCATCCGTTTACCGCCAATTCCAGGGCATCGATGATTTCGTTTCGACCCTGGAAACCATGAACCGCAAAGCCGGGCCGGGGCATCTCGCAGCCGTGGGCTGA
- the metK gene encoding methionine adenosyltransferase — protein MSRYVFTSESVTEGHPDKICDQVSDAVLDALLAQDPSSRVACETVVNTGLCMITGEVTSKAQVDFIHLVRNVIKEIGYSGARAGGFDANSCAVLVALDQQSPDIAQGVDEADDHEGDPLDRVGAGDQGIMFGYACNETPELMPLPISLAHRLAKRLAEVRHNGSLEYLLPDGKTQVSVVYENDKPVAIDTILISTQHTAEVAGISDEQGIRERITEDLWTHVVEPATADLALKPSREATKYLVNPTGKFVVGGPQGDAGLTGRKIIVDTYGGYARHGGGAFSGKDPTKVDRSAAYAARYVAKCLVASGLAERAEVQLSYAIGVAKPVSILVESFGTGKVSNAELTELVQEHFDLRPGAIIETFGLRNLPQQRGGRFYQDTAAYGHFGRNDLKAPWEDVAAKSEELVKAEAKRIKQGATV, from the coding sequence ATGAGCCGTTACGTCTTCACATCTGAATCGGTCACGGAGGGACATCCCGACAAGATCTGTGATCAGGTCAGCGATGCGGTGCTGGATGCTCTGCTGGCCCAGGACCCCAGCAGTCGGGTGGCCTGCGAAACGGTGGTGAACACCGGGCTGTGCATGATCACCGGCGAGGTGACCTCCAAAGCGCAGGTGGATTTCATTCACCTGGTGCGCAACGTGATCAAAGAAATCGGTTACAGCGGAGCTCGAGCCGGTGGCTTCGATGCCAACAGCTGCGCGGTGCTGGTGGCCCTCGACCAGCAGTCTCCAGACATTGCCCAGGGTGTGGACGAAGCCGATGACCACGAGGGCGATCCCCTCGACCGTGTCGGCGCCGGCGACCAGGGCATCATGTTCGGCTACGCCTGCAACGAGACCCCGGAGCTGATGCCACTGCCCATCAGCCTGGCCCACCGTCTCGCGAAGCGTCTGGCCGAGGTCCGTCACAACGGCAGCCTCGAGTACCTGCTGCCCGACGGCAAGACCCAGGTGAGTGTGGTTTACGAGAACGACAAGCCCGTCGCCATCGACACGATCCTGATCTCCACGCAGCACACGGCCGAAGTGGCCGGCATCAGCGATGAGCAGGGCATCCGTGAGCGCATCACCGAAGACCTGTGGACCCATGTGGTGGAACCAGCCACCGCCGATCTGGCCCTGAAACCCAGCCGCGAGGCCACGAAATATCTGGTGAACCCCACCGGCAAGTTTGTGGTGGGTGGTCCCCAGGGTGATGCCGGCCTCACCGGCCGCAAAATCATCGTGGACACCTACGGCGGCTATGCCCGCCACGGCGGTGGCGCCTTCTCCGGCAAAGATCCCACCAAGGTGGATCGCTCCGCCGCCTATGCCGCCCGCTACGTGGCCAAGTGCCTGGTGGCCTCCGGCCTGGCTGAACGCGCTGAAGTGCAGCTGAGCTACGCCATCGGCGTCGCCAAGCCTGTGTCGATCCTGGTGGAGTCCTTCGGGACTGGGAAGGTGTCGAATGCTGAGCTCACCGAACTGGTGCAGGAGCATTTCGACCTGCGCCCCGGCGCCATCATCGAAACCTTCGGACTGCGCAACCTGCCCCAGCAGCGCGGTGGTCGCTTCTACCAAGACACAGCCGCCTACGGCCACTTCGGTCGTAACGACCTCAAAGCCCCCTGGGAGGATGTGGCCGCCAAGAGCGAAGAGCTGGTGAAGGCAGAAGCCAAGCGCATCAAGCAAGGCGCCACGGTTTGA
- a CDS encoding ComF family protein codes for MYHQLLKLGRQLLIQPTCRLCRFPLCPDTEADPICPPCHDRFQLKKGGLYGSAPLPWHGLSYYDGAFRTLLLRLKRRPDDRQLSALIGCLRATLPMPYPAVLVPIPSWKRRRANPLPGLIATTLGQVRTDLLQRTRASAGQHHLNRQQRLSNLSGAFKVSAHLQAMEIWLVDDFLTTGGTALAARQALLDAGHQVCGLICLGRTPIRCLRR; via the coding sequence TTGTACCACCAACTGCTGAAGCTGGGCCGACAGCTGCTGATTCAGCCCACCTGCCGGCTCTGCCGATTCCCCCTCTGTCCGGACACTGAGGCAGACCCGATCTGCCCGCCATGCCATGACCGGTTTCAGCTCAAAAAAGGTGGTCTTTACGGATCGGCACCGCTGCCATGGCATGGCCTCTCGTATTACGACGGTGCTTTCCGCACCCTGCTGCTGCGACTGAAACGCCGTCCTGACGATCGTCAGTTGTCGGCCCTGATCGGTTGCCTGCGAGCAACCCTGCCGATGCCGTATCCAGCCGTGCTCGTTCCTATCCCCAGCTGGAAACGCCGGCGGGCTAACCCCCTGCCGGGCTTGATTGCCACAACCCTGGGCCAGGTCCGAACCGATCTGCTGCAGCGCACCCGGGCCAGCGCCGGCCAACATCACCTGAACCGTCAGCAGAGGTTGTCGAACCTCAGCGGTGCCTTCAAGGTCAGCGCCCATCTACAAGCCATGGAGATCTGGCTGGTGGATGACTTTCTTACCACAGGGGGCACAGCCCTGGCAGCGAGACAAGCCCTGCTGGATGCCGGTCATCAGGTCTGCGGCTTGATCTGTTTGGGGCGCACCCCCATCCGTTGCCTCCGGCGGTGA
- a CDS encoding globin family protein, producing MADIPDLAELIRSAQVQGLSSDHSLHEEARQIIGAADQERRQLSQEELLSLCAASGQDASLPRRLQNHADDLVNQARCHLLEQQPQLVQPGGALFPGERADACWRDCWHFLRVIVYAVACQRSNFTNPTGMAALRELYQRMGVPTEGLNIALMQLNVLAAQEFERGADQELINACFQHLIEQLNKTAVKS from the coding sequence ATGGCTGACATCCCTGACTTGGCAGAGCTGATTCGCAGCGCTCAAGTGCAAGGCCTCAGCAGCGACCACTCTTTGCATGAAGAAGCGCGCCAGATCATTGGGGCAGCAGATCAGGAGCGTCGCCAACTCAGCCAGGAGGAACTGCTGAGCCTCTGCGCAGCCTCTGGACAGGATGCGTCACTGCCCCGAAGGCTCCAAAACCATGCGGATGACCTGGTGAACCAGGCCAGATGCCACCTGCTGGAGCAACAACCACAGCTCGTGCAGCCCGGCGGAGCCCTCTTCCCCGGCGAGCGGGCCGATGCCTGCTGGCGGGACTGCTGGCACTTTCTGCGCGTGATCGTTTATGCCGTGGCCTGCCAGCGAAGCAACTTCACAAACCCCACTGGCATGGCAGCCCTTCGTGAGTTGTATCAGCGGATGGGCGTGCCAACGGAGGGCCTGAATATCGCCCTCATGCAGCTCAACGTGCTTGCAGCGCAGGAGTTTGAGCGAGGAGCAGATCAGGAGCTCATCAACGCCTGCTTCCAACACCTGATCGAGCAGCTCAATAAAACTGCAGTTAAGAGCTGA
- a CDS encoding photosystem II reaction center protein T codes for MESFAYVLILTLAIATLFFAIAFRDPPKIGK; via the coding sequence ATGGAAAGCTTCGCTTACGTCCTCATCCTTACCCTCGCGATTGCCACTCTGTTTTTTGCAATTGCATTCCGCGATCCTCCGAAAATCGGCAAGTGA
- a CDS encoding DUF2470 domain-containing protein → MPSDPLTPAVSARICKHMNEDHAEAVLAYAHHYGGVDAASAAEMVAVSATDMELKVDGQPLRIPFDHTLTDSEDAHRTLVAMLRAMPKQDA, encoded by the coding sequence ATGCCTTCTGATCCTTTGACTCCTGCCGTCAGCGCTCGGATCTGCAAACACATGAATGAGGATCACGCTGAGGCCGTTTTGGCCTACGCCCACCACTACGGCGGAGTGGATGCAGCATCGGCCGCCGAAATGGTGGCTGTCTCAGCAACAGACATGGAGCTGAAGGTGGACGGACAGCCACTGCGCATTCCCTTCGATCACACCCTCACCGACAGCGAGGACGCCCATCGCACCCTTGTGGCGATGCTTCGTGCCATGCCCAAACAGGACGCCTGA
- a CDS encoding TVP38/TMEM64 family protein — protein sequence MSRLSKVLKISAWVAAFIVVVVLLQRYGIAPLQDAVKGMGFWAPLGLFLLRGVSIILPALPSSIYSLLAGSLLGFQTGYLTITLSDLVFCSTAFFIARRWGRGPVSRLVGASAMKRIDGFSKNQLEGNFFLMTGLLMTGLFDFLSYAIGISRTHWRVFAPALLISVLISDSILVAVGAGVAQGASLTLGLALLAMFALATFTGLMKRKAASKDAPHPPVHPG from the coding sequence ATGTCCAGGCTGAGCAAGGTGCTGAAGATCAGCGCCTGGGTGGCGGCATTCATCGTTGTCGTCGTGCTGCTGCAGCGCTACGGCATTGCACCGCTTCAGGACGCCGTGAAAGGGATGGGGTTCTGGGCGCCGCTCGGCCTGTTTCTGCTGCGGGGCGTAAGCATTATTCTTCCGGCCCTGCCGAGCTCGATCTATTCGCTACTGGCAGGTTCCCTGCTGGGCTTCCAAACCGGATACCTCACGATCACCCTCTCGGATCTGGTGTTCTGCAGCACGGCATTTTTCATCGCCCGTCGCTGGGGTCGTGGTCCGGTGAGCCGTCTGGTGGGGGCCAGCGCGATGAAACGCATCGATGGCTTCAGCAAGAACCAGCTGGAGGGCAACTTCTTTTTGATGACGGGCCTGCTGATGACGGGTCTGTTTGATTTCCTCAGCTATGCCATCGGTATCAGCCGCACCCATTGGCGGGTGTTCGCGCCAGCGCTGCTGATCAGCGTGTTGATCAGTGATTCGATCCTCGTGGCCGTGGGCGCTGGCGTGGCCCAGGGCGCCAGCCTCACCCTCGGCTTGGCTCTGCTCGCCATGTTTGCTCTGGCCACCTTCACAGGACTGATGAAACGGAAAGCAGCGTCCAAGGACGCCCCCCATCCCCCCGTGCACCCAGGCTGA
- a CDS encoding FGGY-family carbohydrate kinase, with protein MNVETSLALGIDLGTSGVRIAVLNQQGTLIHSSSAEYATGLTAPLDWAEACRDLITHLPAQIRGQLAAVAVDGTSGTLLACREDGTPMGPALSYATAFPEQNSALKRLVPDGCAASSSGGSLARALQLLKHHGHIDRLRHQADWISGWFLQNWQWGEEGNNLKLGWDLEQATWQGCIADQSWSSALPEVKPSGSVLGRIAIDQARNLGVPEDLLVVAGTTDSNAAVLAANPGDNDGITVLGTTLVMKRFTPVPIQGAGITRHRIGQRWLCGGASNAGAGVLRRYFTDAELAELSRQIDPDQDSGLSYQPLPARGERFPVDDPNLEPVLEPRPVSDALFLHGLLEGLAEIEAKGWERLTELGADPPQRVISLGGGARNPQWRKIRQRRLGLPVVSCNQPPAAGVALLALSRQRQTEYKMNKS; from the coding sequence GTGAACGTTGAAACATCGCTGGCGCTCGGCATCGACCTGGGCACCAGCGGTGTTCGCATTGCGGTGCTGAATCAGCAGGGCACGCTGATTCATTCGTCGTCCGCTGAGTACGCCACGGGATTAACAGCCCCCTTGGACTGGGCTGAGGCGTGCCGCGACTTGATCACCCATTTGCCCGCTCAGATCAGAGGTCAACTGGCCGCTGTTGCGGTCGATGGCACCTCGGGCACGCTTCTGGCTTGTCGGGAGGATGGCACCCCCATGGGGCCTGCACTGAGCTACGCCACCGCGTTCCCCGAGCAGAACAGTGCACTCAAACGGCTGGTGCCAGATGGCTGCGCGGCATCCAGCAGCGGCGGCAGCTTGGCGCGAGCCCTGCAGTTGCTGAAGCACCATGGCCACATTGATCGCCTGCGACATCAAGCCGACTGGATCAGCGGTTGGTTCCTGCAGAACTGGCAATGGGGCGAAGAGGGCAACAACCTCAAGCTTGGATGGGACCTTGAGCAAGCCACCTGGCAGGGCTGCATCGCTGATCAGTCCTGGAGTTCGGCCTTGCCTGAGGTGAAGCCAAGCGGTTCCGTGCTGGGACGCATCGCAATCGATCAGGCCAGGAATCTTGGCGTGCCAGAGGATCTGCTCGTGGTGGCCGGTACAACCGATTCCAACGCGGCGGTGTTGGCCGCGAACCCCGGCGACAACGACGGGATCACCGTGCTGGGCACCACTCTGGTGATGAAGCGATTCACGCCAGTACCGATCCAAGGAGCCGGCATCACGCGGCATCGGATCGGGCAGCGATGGTTGTGTGGCGGGGCTTCCAACGCTGGGGCCGGCGTGCTGCGGCGTTATTTCACCGATGCTGAGCTGGCGGAACTCAGCCGCCAGATCGACCCAGACCAAGACAGCGGCCTGAGTTACCAGCCCCTTCCGGCCCGTGGCGAGCGATTTCCCGTGGACGATCCCAACCTCGAGCCGGTGCTGGAGCCACGGCCGGTGAGTGATGCCCTGTTTCTGCATGGGCTGCTGGAAGGTCTGGCGGAGATTGAGGCCAAGGGTTGGGAGCGACTGACGGAACTCGGGGCGGATCCACCGCAACGGGTGATCAGCCTCGGCGGTGGTGCCCGAAACCCCCAGTGGCGCAAGATCCGGCAGCGGCGGCTTGGCCTTCCCGTGGTGAGTTGCAACCAACCACCGGCCGCAGGTGTTGCCCTGCTGGCCCTGAGTCGGCAGCGGCAGACCGAGTACAAGATGAACAAGTCATAA
- a CDS encoding phycobilisome rod-core linker polypeptide — MIAIKPTRDFTNLGRISFSANNASKPKQNTAINRYRAEQTQGGLISRKGLAASSQNEYKENLCSAMGIGIGPRVHSECPFSSVNDQYAATGNEALEVAIEAAYRQVLGNLGPTISQKCIELESQLKNGEISVRDFVAGLAKSDLYRENYFSKVSPIRGIELNYKHLLGRPPINQAEVSAAISLIASKGFNAFIDQITRSGEYLEVFGTDTVPYLRAWTSEARAYCSTFANLARVTPGNASSDTIVERRSQLVVEFSNARSLSEAGNKYEVSGFSYSKATSDPTSAAFLRMYQSKTAKSWN; from the coding sequence ATGATCGCCATCAAGCCGACCCGCGACTTCACGAATCTTGGCCGGATTTCATTCTCCGCCAACAACGCCTCCAAACCCAAACAGAACACCGCAATCAATCGCTACCGAGCCGAACAAACCCAGGGGGGTTTGATATCGCGCAAAGGCCTGGCTGCATCCTCACAAAACGAGTACAAAGAGAATCTTTGCTCAGCGATGGGGATTGGAATCGGCCCCAGAGTTCACAGCGAATGTCCTTTTAGCAGTGTTAATGATCAATATGCTGCAACAGGGAACGAAGCTCTTGAGGTGGCAATCGAAGCGGCATATCGGCAGGTACTCGGGAATCTTGGACCAACGATCAGTCAGAAATGCATCGAACTTGAATCGCAACTAAAGAATGGCGAGATAAGCGTCAGAGATTTCGTGGCGGGACTTGCAAAGAGTGATCTCTACAGGGAAAACTACTTTTCGAAAGTTTCGCCAATCCGCGGCATCGAGCTGAACTACAAGCACCTTCTCGGTCGGCCGCCGATCAATCAAGCAGAAGTAAGTGCTGCCATAAGCCTTATCGCATCCAAAGGCTTTAATGCGTTCATCGATCAGATCACACGGTCTGGGGAATACCTAGAGGTTTTCGGAACAGACACAGTTCCATACCTGCGTGCATGGACATCAGAAGCACGCGCCTATTGTTCAACTTTTGCCAACCTTGCTCGCGTCACTCCTGGCAATGCAAGCTCAGACACTATTGTTGAGCGACGGAGCCAACTGGTTGTTGAGTTCAGCAATGCACGTAGCCTGAGCGAGGCTGGCAACAAATATGAAGTCAGTGGCTTCTCTTATTCCAAAGCAACAAGCGATCCCACCTCTGCGGCATTCCTCAGAATGTACCAATCCAAAACAGCAAAATCCTGGAACTAA
- the psbB gene encoding photosystem II chlorophyll-binding protein CP47 — MGLPWYRVHTVVINDPGRLLAVHLMHTALVAGWAGSMALYELAIFDPSDPVLNPMWRQGMFVMPFMSRLGVTGSWGGWSITGETGVDPGFWSFEGVAAAHIVFSGLLMLAAIWHWTYWDLEIWQDPRTGEPALDLPKIFGIHLLLAGLGCFGFGAFHLTGVFGPGMWVSDPYGITGHLEAVQPSWGPEGFNPFNPGGIVAHHIAAGIVGIIAGIFHITTRPPERLYKALRMGNIETVLASAIAAVFFAAFIVAGTMWYGAAATPVELFGPTRYQWDQSYFKTEINRRVQTAMDDGATRQEAYESIPEKLAFYDYVGNSPAKGGLFRVGPMVNGDGLATSWVGHIVFTDREGRELEVRRLPNFFENFPVVLQDEQGIVRADIPYRRAEAKYSFEQQGVTAEVFGGALDGQRFTDPADVKRLARKAQLGEGFDFDRETYGSDGVFRSSPRGWFTFGHATFALLFFFGHIWHGARTLYRDVFAGIDPDLGDQVEFGLFAKLGDKTTRRLPEGYVPPAGTPLN; from the coding sequence ATGGGATTGCCCTGGTATCGGGTGCACACCGTTGTCATTAATGACCCGGGCCGCCTTCTGGCCGTGCACCTCATGCATACAGCCCTAGTTGCCGGCTGGGCCGGCTCCATGGCGCTGTACGAACTCGCCATTTTTGACCCTTCCGACCCTGTCCTGAACCCCATGTGGCGTCAGGGCATGTTCGTGATGCCATTCATGTCACGTCTGGGCGTGACTGGCAGCTGGGGCGGTTGGAGCATCACCGGTGAAACCGGTGTCGATCCCGGCTTCTGGAGCTTTGAGGGTGTTGCTGCTGCTCACATCGTGTTTTCAGGCCTGCTGATGCTGGCCGCCATCTGGCACTGGACCTACTGGGATCTCGAGATCTGGCAGGACCCCCGCACCGGCGAACCCGCCCTCGATCTCCCCAAGATCTTCGGCATTCACCTTCTGCTGGCTGGTCTCGGCTGCTTCGGTTTCGGAGCGTTCCACCTCACCGGTGTCTTCGGCCCGGGCATGTGGGTCTCAGATCCATACGGTATTACTGGTCACCTCGAGGCTGTTCAACCGTCCTGGGGTCCTGAGGGATTCAATCCTTTCAACCCTGGTGGCATCGTTGCTCACCACATCGCGGCTGGAATCGTCGGCATCATTGCCGGCATCTTCCACATCACCACTCGTCCTCCCGAGCGCCTCTACAAGGCTCTGCGGATGGGCAACATCGAAACAGTGTTGGCCAGCGCCATTGCCGCAGTGTTCTTTGCCGCTTTCATCGTGGCTGGAACCATGTGGTACGGCGCAGCTGCTACGCCTGTTGAGCTGTTTGGTCCGACCCGCTACCAGTGGGATCAGAGCTACTTCAAGACCGAGATCAATCGTCGTGTCCAGACCGCCATGGATGACGGTGCGACGCGTCAGGAGGCTTATGAGTCCATCCCTGAAAAGCTTGCTTTCTACGATTACGTCGGCAACAGCCCTGCTAAGGGTGGTTTGTTCCGTGTTGGCCCGATGGTGAATGGTGATGGTCTGGCCACCTCCTGGGTTGGTCACATCGTCTTCACCGACAGAGAGGGTCGTGAACTTGAGGTTCGCCGCCTGCCCAACTTCTTCGAGAACTTCCCTGTCGTCCTCCAGGACGAGCAAGGCATCGTGCGCGCCGACATTCCCTACCGTCGCGCAGAAGCCAAGTATTCCTTCGAACAGCAGGGAGTCACTGCTGAGGTGTTCGGTGGAGCTCTGGACGGTCAGAGATTCACCGATCCTGCTGACGTTAAGCGTCTGGCTCGTAAGGCTCAGCTTGGAGAGGGCTTTGACTTCGACCGCGAGACCTATGGTTCCGACGGTGTCTTCCGCAGCTCACCCCGCGGCTGGTTCACCTTCGGCCACGCCACCTTTGCGCTCCTCTTCTTCTTCGGTCACATCTGGCACGGTGCTCGCACCCTCTACCGCGATGTGTTTGCCGGTATCGACCCCGATCTCGGCGACCAGGTGGAATTCGGTCTGTTCGCCAAACTTGGCGACAAAACGACCCGCCGTCTGCCCGAGGGCTACGTTCCTCCCGCTGGAACACCCCTCAACTGA
- a CDS encoding HAD family hydrolase, with translation MATLLLRGVPIGTIQGVLFDKDGTLSFSEPHLLDLAERRIQIAEELWNCQDPSPKKENTLGPMLRRAFGIQGEQLHPGGTLAVAARQDNLTTMATVFCLHGCSWPGAIALAQSCFDQCDQQEQDRNSISPLLDGAEDLLRSLHSQGITNAIISNDTRAGIHAFLQHHGLSHLIAACWSADDSPRKPDPAAVLSLCARMGLDPEECALIGDAETDLQMAAAAGIRFVIGYGGGWGLTPELPSATHWLDNWAEMGLEADP, from the coding sequence ATGGCGACACTGCTGCTGAGGGGTGTTCCCATCGGCACGATCCAGGGGGTGCTGTTCGACAAGGACGGCACCCTTTCCTTTAGCGAGCCGCACTTGCTCGATCTAGCCGAACGACGGATTCAGATCGCTGAAGAGCTCTGGAACTGCCAAGACCCCTCCCCCAAAAAGGAGAACACGCTCGGGCCGATGTTGCGCCGTGCCTTTGGCATTCAAGGCGAACAGCTACACCCTGGTGGAACCCTGGCGGTTGCTGCACGACAGGACAACCTGACCACGATGGCCACGGTGTTCTGTCTGCATGGATGCAGCTGGCCCGGTGCAATCGCTCTGGCCCAGAGCTGTTTTGATCAATGCGATCAGCAGGAGCAAGATCGAAACAGCATCAGTCCACTGCTGGATGGGGCTGAAGACCTCCTGCGCAGCTTGCATTCACAAGGCATCACCAACGCCATCATCAGCAACGACACCCGTGCAGGGATCCACGCCTTTCTCCAGCACCACGGCCTCAGTCATCTGATCGCTGCCTGTTGGAGTGCCGATGACAGCCCGCGAAAACCGGATCCTGCCGCTGTTTTGAGTCTCTGTGCACGTATGGGGCTCGATCCTGAAGAGTGCGCCTTGATCGGTGATGCCGAAACCGATCTACAAATGGCAGCGGCCGCTGGCATCCGTTTCGTGATCGGCTACGGCGGTGGCTGGGGACTGACACCCGAACTCCCCAGCGCTACGCATTGGTTGGACAACTGGGCGGAGATGGGGCTAGAAGCCGACCCGTAA